A genome region from Dehalococcoidia bacterium includes the following:
- a CDS encoding folylpolyglutamate synthase/dihydrofolate synthase family protein, giving the protein MRNHRSMDYEQAIAYLLSFADFERSGRFSTRTDLAPMRRLLREVGDPQLGRLTVHIAGSKGKGSVAAMISTILSECGLKVGAFISPHLHSFRERIQIDGDSINRDDFAALAGELPPAVEQVKAAFPRRELVTFDLFTAMSFMHYRRTQADVQVMETGLGGRLDSTNAVEKKEVCVITPIGLEHTNILGDTVEQIAGEKAGIITPGAVVVMARQPEPAAAVIRDVSCRQRAPLIDTGETCRIERLGHDLDGQDFRLETPVRTYEARLPLLGRHQLENAATALVAVEALAPYGVRAGPEEVRRGLAGVRWPGRLEVVERRPLLVLDGAHSAEAARRLRETLLEDFSFSRCILVAGLSKDKDAAAFAAELTPLEPSVIAARASHPRSAPASDVAAAFAALDAPTLVLEDVRAAVDAARGLARPDDLICVTGSLFVVAEARAYLLGIEEHGA; this is encoded by the coding sequence ATGCGTAACCACCGGAGCATGGACTACGAACAGGCAATCGCCTACCTCCTGAGCTTCGCCGATTTCGAACGCAGCGGCCGCTTCAGCACACGCACCGATCTCGCGCCCATGCGGCGACTCCTGCGCGAGGTCGGCGACCCGCAGCTTGGCCGGCTCACCGTCCATATTGCCGGCAGCAAAGGCAAGGGAAGCGTCGCTGCCATGATCTCGACCATACTGAGCGAGTGCGGCCTGAAGGTCGGCGCCTTCATAAGCCCGCACCTCCACAGCTTCCGAGAGCGCATTCAGATCGACGGCGACTCAATTAACCGCGACGATTTCGCCGCCCTCGCCGGAGAGCTCCCGCCGGCCGTCGAACAGGTAAAAGCTGCCTTCCCCAGGCGCGAGCTCGTGACCTTCGACCTGTTCACGGCGATGTCGTTCATGCACTACCGGCGGACGCAGGCGGATGTCCAGGTGATGGAGACGGGCCTGGGAGGCCGCCTCGATTCCACGAATGCGGTGGAGAAGAAAGAGGTCTGCGTAATCACGCCCATCGGGCTCGAGCATACGAACATTCTCGGCGACACGGTGGAGCAGATAGCAGGCGAGAAGGCGGGGATCATCACCCCCGGCGCCGTCGTCGTTATGGCGCGGCAGCCGGAGCCGGCGGCGGCAGTGATACGAGACGTCAGTTGCCGTCAACGGGCACCCCTGATCGATACGGGGGAGACCTGCCGCATCGAACGCCTGGGGCACGACCTCGACGGGCAGGACTTCCGGCTTGAGACCCCCGTCCGGACATACGAAGCGCGGCTTCCGCTCCTGGGCCGCCACCAGCTTGAGAACGCCGCGACAGCGCTGGTCGCCGTCGAAGCGCTGGCGCCGTACGGCGTGCGCGCGGGGCCGGAGGAAGTTCGCCGGGGCCTCGCGGGCGTGCGCTGGCCGGGGCGTCTCGAGGTGGTGGAACGCCGCCCGCTGCTCGTGCTCGACGGCGCCCATAGCGCGGAAGCGGCGCGCCGGCTGCGGGAGACGCTTCTGGAAGACTTCTCGTTCTCGCGCTGCATTCTCGTCGCCGGCCTCTCGAAGGACAAGGACGCCGCCGCCTTCGCCGCCGAGCTAACGCCGCTCGAGCCGTCCGTCATCGCCGCGCGGGCGTCCCACCCCAGGAGCGCGCCCGCGTCCGACGTGGCGGCGGCTTTCGCCGCGCTCGACGCGCCCACGCTGGTCCTGGAAGACGTGCGCGCTGCCGTCGACGCCGCCCGCGGCCTCGCCCGGCCCGACGACCTCATCTGCGTCACCGGCTCGCTCTTTGTCGTCGCCGAGGCGCGGGCCTATTTGCTCGGCATCGAGGAGCACGGAGCTTGA
- the moaC gene encoding cyclic pyranopterin monophosphate synthase MoaC — translation MSRLSHVDESGRARMVDVTSKEETSREATARGEVRMKPETLAAIQSGGIAKGDVLAVARVAGVMAAKRVDELIPLCHPLLLTSVDVQFEPVEAEGLLGITATAKAEGKTGVEMEALTAVAVAALTVYDMCKAIDRAMRIQSVRLVRKSGGKSGEIVLE, via the coding sequence ATGAGCAGACTGAGCCACGTCGACGAGTCGGGTCGCGCCCGCATGGTGGACGTCACCTCCAAAGAAGAGACGTCTCGTGAGGCCACGGCCCGCGGCGAAGTCCGCATGAAGCCGGAGACGCTGGCGGCGATCCAATCAGGCGGCATAGCCAAGGGCGACGTGCTTGCCGTTGCCCGCGTGGCTGGCGTCATGGCGGCGAAGCGCGTCGATGAGCTTATCCCGCTGTGTCATCCGCTTCTCCTCACCTCCGTCGATGTCCAGTTCGAGCCGGTCGAGGCGGAGGGACTGCTGGGCATCACCGCCACCGCGAAGGCTGAGGGGAAGACGGGCGTGGAGATGGAGGCGCTGACAGCAGTCGCCGTTGCCGCGCTTACGGTGTACGACATGTGCAAGGCAATCGACCGCGCAATGCGGATCCAGTCCGTGCGGCTGGTGCGCAAGTCGGGCGGGAAGAGCGGCGAGATCGTCCTCGAATAG
- the moaA gene encoding GTP 3',8-cyclase MoaA, with translation MTENPEQALVDGYGRRISYLRVSVTDRCNLRCVYCMPEQGIDLAPMAEILSYEEIRRVVEVAAPMGLRHVRLTGGEPLARKGVVDLVRMIAAVPGIEEVTLTTNGVSLARHAHALAEAGLRRVNVSLDTFRPDRFKQITRVGRYEDVMEGIEAASAAGLRPIKLNVVLIPSLNDDEALDFAASTLDKDWEVRFIELMPFLPSESCARDTTGSAGYVPNEVVRRRIEEHLGPLLPAETETGNGPAEYYRLEGAAGRIGFISPLSGEDFCSRCNRLRLTADGRLRPCLLTDREVDVKAALRGEGGDDAVRLAILRALEIKPDSHHVNDGDRPVHRSMIEIGG, from the coding sequence GTGACTGAGAACCCGGAACAAGCGCTTGTCGACGGCTACGGGAGGCGGATCAGCTACCTGCGCGTCTCTGTCACCGACCGCTGCAACCTGCGCTGCGTCTACTGCATGCCCGAACAGGGCATCGATCTCGCTCCCATGGCGGAGATCCTGAGCTATGAAGAGATACGGCGCGTCGTCGAGGTGGCGGCGCCCATGGGGCTGCGGCACGTGCGGCTGACCGGCGGCGAGCCGCTGGCGCGCAAAGGCGTCGTCGATCTTGTGCGGATGATTGCGGCTGTCCCGGGCATCGAAGAGGTGACGCTGACGACGAACGGGGTCTCGCTGGCTCGGCACGCGCACGCGCTGGCGGAGGCAGGACTGCGGCGCGTCAACGTCAGCCTCGATACCTTCCGTCCCGACCGCTTTAAACAGATCACGCGCGTGGGGCGCTACGAGGACGTGATGGAAGGGATCGAGGCCGCCTCTGCAGCCGGTCTTCGCCCCATCAAGCTGAACGTCGTCCTCATTCCGTCGCTTAACGATGACGAGGCGCTGGATTTCGCGGCGTCGACTCTGGACAAGGACTGGGAGGTGCGCTTCATCGAGCTCATGCCCTTCCTGCCGTCGGAGAGCTGCGCCCGCGATACCACGGGGTCGGCCGGGTACGTGCCGAACGAGGTCGTCAGGCGCCGGATAGAGGAGCATCTGGGGCCGCTGTTGCCCGCGGAGACCGAGACCGGCAACGGGCCGGCGGAATACTACCGGCTTGAGGGCGCCGCAGGCCGGATAGGGTTCATCAGCCCCCTCAGCGGCGAGGACTTCTGCTCCCGCTGCAATCGCCTCCGCCTCACGGCCGACGGGCGGCTGCGCCCCTGCCTCCTGACCGATCGCGAGGTGGACGTGAAGGCGGCGCTGCGCGGCGAAGGCGGCGACGACGCCGTCCGGCTGGCGATCCTGCGGGCGCTGGAGATAAAGCCCGATTCCCACCACGTGAACGACGGCGACCGCCCCGTGCATCGCAGCATGATCGAGATCGGCGGCTAG
- a CDS encoding transketolase: MIAAATIEDIEATAKRVRRHIVRMIAAAGSGHPGGSLSAVEILCALYFRVLRHDPAQPLWPDRDRFILSKGHAAPALYAVLAESGYLPVEELLTLRKLGSRLQGHTFAYFPPGANTLSTCIQSIPGVEACAGSLAQGLSFAIGQALAARLDGRDYRAYCLLGDGELDEGQVWEAAMSAAHHRVDNLVAVVDRNRLQNDGFVDDIMRTDPLDAKWRSFGWNVGEVEGHNVRELIAAFEAAKAVKGKPSVIIAHTVKGKGVSFMENNPEFHGRAPNKKETERALAELGGE; the protein is encoded by the coding sequence TTGATTGCCGCTGCGACAATCGAAGACATCGAAGCCACGGCAAAACGGGTAAGACGTCACATCGTCAGGATGATCGCCGCGGCGGGCAGCGGTCATCCCGGGGGCTCGCTGTCGGCAGTCGAAATCCTCTGCGCCCTCTACTTCCGCGTTCTCAGGCACGATCCAGCGCAGCCCCTATGGCCTGACCGCGACCGCTTCATCCTGAGCAAGGGGCACGCCGCCCCGGCCCTCTACGCCGTGCTGGCCGAGTCGGGCTATCTCCCGGTCGAAGAGCTGCTGACCCTGCGCAAGCTGGGTAGCCGCCTTCAGGGCCACACCTTCGCCTACTTCCCGCCCGGCGCCAACACGCTTTCGACGTGCATCCAGTCGATCCCGGGCGTGGAAGCGTGCGCGGGGTCGCTGGCGCAGGGGCTGTCGTTTGCCATCGGGCAGGCGCTTGCCGCCAGGCTCGATGGACGGGACTACCGCGCCTACTGCTTGCTCGGCGACGGTGAGCTCGATGAGGGCCAGGTGTGGGAAGCGGCGATGTCGGCCGCCCATCACAGGGTCGACAACCTCGTCGCCGTCGTCGACCGCAACCGCCTTCAAAACGATGGCTTCGTCGACGACATCATGCGCACGGACCCTCTGGACGCCAAGTGGCGCTCCTTCGGGTGGAATGTAGGCGAGGTGGAAGGGCATAATGTGAGAGAGCTGATCGCCGCCTTTGAGGCCGCGAAGGCCGTCAAGGGGAAGCCGAGCGTGATCATCGCCCACACCGTTAAAGGCAAGGGCGTTAGCTTCATGGAGAACAATCCAGAATTCCACGGGCGCGCTCCCAACAAAAAGGAGACAGAGAGAGCGCTCGCCGAGCTGGGCGGGGAGTGA
- a CDS encoding MFS transporter gives MNDAPEVFLEARRPGLLGDPSFLRLLQSRAMGQVAQNALLYGLLILIVEETGSSIHTVLLVTAATLPSILFGIPAGAVAEWLPRRGLIVAGYLLRASIVGAMLYFRDDVWVIYALLFGFSTVGQLTGPAESAAIPQMVRPEQVAAANSFFVLSVMAGQVGGAIIIAPFLLKIFGDRAVLAVAAAIFVLAAMLATGIRGLRRQLIHSGEAKMGVVRALAEGWRVINSSDRAFMAMVYLTITAAFARSIAVLAPHYTRDILKIATEDTVFVVAPAAIGALLALGLTPLVARLFGASKAAAAGFVLLALGLIGLGLVVYVRDFVVSHVDLGISFLEDRVGVSSVITMAMILAIPVGFAVTMVQVASKAVLNGEAPAGTQARVFATQSALSDALALVPLFVIGTVAEFAGVREVLLVAASAGLAAAAYLSLLRRLASAEPAPT, from the coding sequence ATGAACGACGCGCCGGAAGTGTTCCTGGAAGCGCGCAGGCCCGGCCTGCTGGGCGATCCCTCGTTTCTGCGGCTGCTGCAATCGCGCGCGATGGGGCAGGTGGCGCAAAACGCTCTGCTTTACGGGCTGCTCATCCTGATCGTCGAGGAGACGGGCTCCAGCATACACACCGTGCTCCTGGTTACCGCGGCCACGCTTCCTTCGATACTCTTCGGGATACCGGCGGGAGCCGTGGCCGAATGGTTGCCCCGCCGGGGGCTGATCGTCGCCGGCTATTTGCTCCGGGCCAGCATTGTGGGGGCGATGTTGTATTTCCGAGATGACGTCTGGGTGATCTACGCGCTGCTCTTTGGCTTTTCGACGGTAGGACAGTTGACGGGGCCCGCCGAATCGGCGGCGATACCACAGATGGTGCGGCCGGAGCAGGTTGCGGCGGCCAACTCCTTCTTCGTTCTGTCGGTCATGGCAGGACAGGTGGGCGGCGCGATCATCATCGCTCCCTTCTTGCTCAAGATATTCGGAGACCGCGCCGTGCTGGCCGTGGCGGCGGCGATATTCGTTCTGGCGGCGATGCTGGCCACAGGGATCAGAGGGTTGCGGAGGCAGCTGATCCATTCCGGCGAGGCGAAGATGGGGGTAGTCCGCGCTCTTGCCGAAGGCTGGAGGGTGATCAATTCGAGTGACAGGGCGTTCATGGCGATGGTGTACCTGACGATCACGGCCGCGTTCGCCCGTTCGATCGCGGTGCTGGCGCCGCATTACACGAGAGACATCCTGAAGATAGCCACGGAGGATACTGTGTTCGTGGTGGCGCCGGCGGCAATCGGCGCGCTGCTGGCGCTGGGGTTGACGCCCCTCGTCGCGCGGCTGTTCGGCGCGAGCAAGGCGGCGGCGGCGGGCTTCGTGCTGCTGGCGCTGGGGTTGATCGGCCTCGGGCTGGTGGTCTACGTGCGCGATTTCGTGGTGTCGCACGTCGATCTGGGCATCAGTTTTCTCGAAGACCGGGTGGGCGTGTCGTCCGTCATCACGATGGCGATGATCCTGGCCATCCCCGTAGGATTTGCGGTGACGATGGTGCAGGTGGCGTCGAAGGCCGTGCTGAACGGCGAGGCGCCCGCGGGGACGCAGGCGCGCGTGTTCGCCACCCAGAGCGCGCTGTCCGACGCGCTCGCGCTCGTGCCGCTGTTCGTGATCGGTACCGTAGCCGAGTTTGCGGGAGTGCGCGAGGTGCTGCTTGTGGCGGCTTCAGCGGGCCTAGCGGCGGCGGCGTATCTCTCGCTGCTGCGACGTCTGGCGAGCGCCGAACCGGCCCCGACCTGA
- the fbp gene encoding fructose-1,6-bisphosphate aldolase/phosphatase: protein MITVSVIKADVGGYVGHSSMHPDLTECANQGLDKARQQGVLIDFHVDRCGDDLFLIMTHDHGVNDEVVHSLAWDIFRACTEEAKRLKLYGAGQDLLAEAFSGNIRGMGPGSAEMELEERTSEPLLIFMADKTSAGSFNLPLFKMFADPFNTAGLVIAENLHAGFTFEVHDIVNHRKIRFHAPEEIYDLLVFLGSPSHYAVKAVYSRRSGEVAAVSSTDRLSLIAGRYVGKDDPTCIVRSQGDFPAVGEVLEPFTLPFLVEGWMRGSHQGPLMPCAVHDSNPSRFDGPPRIACLGFQLANGRLVGPRDMFDDPGFDEARRQANLMADYFRRHGPFEPHRLPLEEMEYTTMPAVAKKLMDRWEPLE, encoded by the coding sequence ATGATTACCGTTAGTGTCATCAAAGCAGACGTAGGCGGCTACGTAGGGCATTCCTCGATGCATCCCGACCTTACGGAGTGCGCCAACCAGGGGCTCGACAAGGCCAGACAACAGGGCGTTCTCATCGATTTCCACGTCGACCGGTGCGGGGACGATCTCTTTCTGATCATGACTCACGACCACGGTGTGAACGACGAAGTGGTGCATTCCCTTGCCTGGGACATATTCCGCGCCTGCACTGAAGAAGCCAAGCGACTGAAGCTCTACGGCGCCGGCCAGGACCTGCTTGCCGAGGCGTTCTCCGGCAACATCCGCGGCATGGGGCCCGGCTCGGCGGAGATGGAGCTGGAGGAGCGGACCTCGGAGCCCCTTCTCATCTTTATGGCCGACAAGACATCGGCGGGCTCATTCAACCTGCCGCTGTTCAAGATGTTCGCCGACCCGTTCAACACGGCGGGCCTCGTCATCGCCGAGAACCTGCACGCGGGCTTTACGTTTGAGGTCCACGATATCGTAAACCATCGCAAGATACGTTTCCACGCGCCGGAAGAGATATACGATCTCCTAGTGTTCCTGGGTTCCCCCTCGCACTACGCCGTGAAGGCGGTGTACAGCAGGCGCAGCGGTGAGGTTGCCGCCGTCTCCAGCACCGACCGCCTTTCCCTTATCGCCGGGCGTTACGTCGGCAAAGACGACCCGACCTGCATCGTGCGCTCGCAGGGCGACTTCCCGGCGGTTGGAGAGGTGCTGGAGCCCTTCACTCTGCCGTTCCTGGTGGAAGGATGGATGAGGGGGTCGCACCAGGGCCCGCTCATGCCCTGCGCCGTCCATGACTCCAACCCCTCGCGCTTCGATGGGCCGCCCCGTATAGCCTGTCTCGGCTTCCAGCTAGCGAACGGGCGTCTTGTGGGGCCTCGCGACATGTTCGACGACCCCGGCTTCGACGAGGCGCGGCGCCAGGCCAATCTCATGGCCGACTACTTCCGCCGGCACGGCCCCTTTGAGCCGCATCGCCTGCCGCTGGAAGAGATGGAGTACACGACGATGCCGGCGGTGGCGAAGAAGCTGATGGACCGCTGGGAGCCCCTCGAATAG
- a CDS encoding thioredoxin domain-containing protein encodes MSLLTAVAVVAAAAGINHAWPIFGTNDGGGNGGSAVVPPGQTPQNTPSPAVTPGPVTIDVDDNPAKGPADAKVMIVEFSDFQCPYCARFTQQTLPSILSEYSDRVRFVFMNFPLTSIHPDALKAAEASECAYDQGAFWEYHDLLFQNQSALDVESLKSYAASLGLNTNEFNDCLDSGEKTDDVEKDMTAAQKAVQEAGLDRFGTPAFFINGKHFGGAQPFEAFKQVIDAALAEAE; translated from the coding sequence GTGAGCCTGCTGACGGCAGTGGCGGTCGTCGCTGCGGCGGCAGGCATAAACCACGCCTGGCCCATATTCGGGACGAACGACGGCGGAGGGAACGGCGGCAGCGCAGTAGTCCCGCCCGGCCAGACGCCGCAGAACACACCTTCGCCGGCCGTTACGCCGGGGCCCGTCACTATCGATGTCGACGACAATCCGGCGAAAGGCCCCGCCGACGCAAAGGTGATGATCGTCGAGTTCTCCGACTTTCAGTGCCCCTACTGCGCGCGGTTTACGCAGCAAACGTTGCCGTCTATCCTCTCTGAATACAGCGACAGGGTGCGCTTCGTGTTCATGAATTTCCCGCTAACGTCGATACACCCCGACGCGTTAAAGGCCGCTGAGGCAAGCGAGTGCGCCTACGATCAGGGGGCGTTCTGGGAGTACCACGACCTCCTGTTCCAGAACCAGTCGGCGCTGGACGTCGAAAGCCTTAAGTCCTACGCCGCCTCCCTGGGCCTGAACACCAATGAGTTCAACGATTGCCTCGACTCGGGGGAGAAGACCGACGACGTAGAGAAGGACATGACGGCAGCGCAGAAGGCGGTCCAGGAAGCGGGCCTCGACCGCTTCGGCACGCCGGCCTTCTTCATCAACGGGAAGCATTTCGGCGGAGCGCAGCCCTTCGAGGCGTTCAAGCAGGTGATCGACGCCGCGCTGGCAGAAGCTGAATAA
- the rdgB gene encoding RdgB/HAM1 family non-canonical purine NTP pyrophosphatase, which produces MPRLLLATNNRGKVTEYRALLEDCGWEIVTPAEIGLALEVEESGADYVTNAKIKAQAFAQASGLLSLADDSGLEIDALGGRPGPLSARYAGDAADDEERVRKVLAEMKGIERARRKARFRCVIALAEPSGKVHFAEGVAEGAIAEEPRGERGFGYDPLFLLPEHGRTLAELPLSEKNAVSHRGRAARKACAILKAMLSEQRRD; this is translated from the coding sequence TTGCCACGTCTACTGCTCGCCACCAACAACCGCGGAAAAGTAACGGAATACCGCGCCCTGCTCGAAGACTGCGGCTGGGAGATCGTCACGCCTGCCGAGATCGGCCTCGCGCTCGAAGTCGAGGAGTCTGGTGCCGATTATGTCACCAATGCTAAGATCAAAGCGCAGGCGTTCGCGCAGGCGAGCGGGCTGCTCTCGCTGGCGGACGATTCGGGCCTCGAAATCGACGCTCTCGGCGGCAGGCCCGGCCCGCTTTCCGCCCGATACGCGGGAGATGCGGCAGACGATGAGGAGCGGGTCAGGAAGGTGCTGGCGGAGATGAAGGGCATCGAGCGGGCGCGGCGGAAGGCCCGCTTTCGCTGCGTTATAGCCCTCGCCGAGCCTTCCGGGAAGGTGCATTTCGCTGAGGGCGTGGCCGAGGGCGCGATCGCGGAGGAGCCGCGGGGAGAAAGAGGCTTCGGCTACGATCCCCTCTTTCTCCTACCCGAGCACGGCCGTACCCTCGCGGAGCTGCCGCTCTCTGAGAAGAACGCGGTCAGCCACCGCGGGCGGGCGGCGCGAAAAGCCTGCGCGATTCTGAAAGCGATGCTGAGTGAGCAGAGACGTGACTGA